The Pueribacillus theae genome has a window encoding:
- the spoIIE gene encoding stage II sporulation protein E, with protein sequence MRSLTVMKGVNLQFLWFKRLMVKMEKLIVQSGIFVFAIGLLLGRAVILNEMSPFAIPFFASILLLKREYAKVTFFGVILGASFYSLENSLFVATGAMILLLLNKMIERRSKDLLKTLPILVLISGFSSRVLFMAFEQSMVTTEFIVAAVESSLSLLLAMIFLQSIPLLTLKPLKRTLRNEEIVCFIILLASILTGTIGWTVYDMSLENLFARYIVMLLAFIGGAAIGATVGVVIGLILSLADVASLSQMSLLAFSGLLGGLLKEGKKFGVGIGLIVGTLLIGMYGGKTLTSVYPALLESLVAFLLFLITPQSAIKKIARYIPGTNEHSKEQQQYLKKLRDVTANRVEQFSSLFQTLSNSFTQAPSLNEDGKDNSEIDYYLSRVTEKSCQTCFKKEACWVNHFDKTYDFMKQMMHNYEKTSTNFTFQREWDKHCVKSKKVKELIQYELSFYEANVKLRQKVAESQRLVADQLLGVSQVMGNFAKEIQREREHHAFQEDQIVESLYGLGLEIDTIDIYSLESGQADIEMTLSSCSGHGEGEKIIAPLLSDILKETIIVKKEEHAHYPGGLCTLMFGSAKAYVVETGFANAAKGGAFVSGDSYSTIELSSGKYAIAISDGMGNGERAHFESSDTLQLLAKILQSGIDETVAIKSVNSVLSLRTKDDIFSTLDLSMIDLQNASAKFLKIASTPSFIKRGDQVIMIESSNLPIGILQEFDVEVVSEQLKAGDLLIMMSDGIYEGANAENKEMWMKRKIRELKTEDPQEVADLILEEVIRTRHGDIQDDMTVVVANIQHNLPKWKTIPFYSSNLKRKKAQ encoded by the coding sequence ATGAGAAGTTTAACAGTTATGAAAGGTGTTAATCTGCAATTTTTATGGTTCAAGCGGTTGATGGTAAAGATGGAGAAGTTGATTGTTCAGTCGGGAATTTTCGTGTTTGCGATTGGATTGTTGCTTGGACGAGCTGTCATTTTGAATGAAATGAGTCCATTTGCAATCCCCTTTTTCGCATCTATTCTTTTATTGAAAAGAGAATATGCCAAAGTCACCTTTTTTGGAGTTATACTTGGCGCTTCATTTTATTCACTGGAAAATAGCTTATTTGTAGCTACAGGGGCTATGATTCTTTTGCTTTTGAATAAAATGATCGAGAGGCGAAGCAAGGACTTGCTAAAAACATTGCCAATACTCGTCCTTATCTCAGGCTTCAGTTCAAGGGTTTTGTTTATGGCTTTCGAACAAAGTATGGTGACAACGGAATTCATTGTGGCGGCAGTTGAGTCGAGCCTAAGTTTGCTTTTGGCGATGATCTTTTTACAAAGTATTCCGCTTTTAACATTGAAACCGTTGAAACGAACGTTGCGTAATGAAGAGATCGTTTGTTTTATTATTTTACTTGCTTCGATTTTAACCGGAACAATCGGGTGGACCGTTTATGACATGTCTTTGGAAAATCTTTTTGCCAGATACATCGTGATGCTGCTTGCATTCATTGGGGGAGCTGCAATCGGGGCAACGGTCGGTGTTGTCATCGGTTTGATTTTAAGCCTTGCTGATGTGGCAAGCTTGTCCCAGATGAGTTTACTTGCTTTTTCGGGTCTGCTTGGCGGACTTCTGAAAGAAGGGAAAAAATTTGGCGTTGGAATTGGGCTGATTGTCGGTACTTTGCTTATTGGGATGTATGGCGGAAAGACATTAACAAGCGTCTATCCTGCGTTATTGGAATCTCTTGTAGCTTTTCTGTTATTTCTTATCACACCGCAGTCAGCCATTAAGAAAATTGCCCGCTATATTCCCGGGACAAATGAACATTCAAAGGAACAGCAGCAATATTTAAAAAAATTACGCGACGTCACAGCAAACCGTGTGGAACAGTTCTCTTCCCTCTTTCAAACACTTTCAAACAGTTTCACTCAAGCGCCATCTCTAAACGAGGATGGCAAAGACAATAGTGAAATCGATTACTATTTGAGCCGTGTCACCGAAAAAAGCTGCCAAACTTGTTTTAAAAAAGAAGCTTGCTGGGTTAATCACTTTGATAAAACATATGACTTTATGAAACAAATGATGCACAATTACGAAAAAACATCTACAAATTTCACGTTTCAGCGCGAATGGGACAAGCATTGCGTCAAATCAAAAAAAGTGAAGGAGCTCATTCAATATGAATTAAGTTTTTATGAAGCGAACGTAAAGCTGCGGCAAAAAGTAGCGGAAAGCCAAAGACTTGTTGCCGACCAATTATTAGGGGTGTCGCAAGTGATGGGCAATTTCGCAAAAGAAATCCAAAGGGAACGGGAACATCATGCGTTCCAAGAAGATCAAATTGTAGAGTCGCTTTACGGGCTCGGATTAGAAATTGACACGATTGATATTTATTCACTTGAAAGCGGACAAGCCGACATCGAGATGACATTATCATCATGCAGCGGGCACGGGGAAGGAGAAAAGATCATCGCTCCGCTTCTTTCAGATATATTAAAAGAAACGATTATCGTTAAAAAAGAAGAGCACGCCCATTACCCTGGGGGCTTATGTACGCTCATGTTCGGATCGGCCAAGGCCTATGTTGTGGAAACTGGATTTGCCAATGCAGCGAAAGGCGGTGCATTTGTTTCGGGGGACAGCTATTCAACGATTGAACTGTCATCAGGCAAATACGCCATAGCCATTAGTGATGGCATGGGCAATGGGGAAAGGGCCCATTTTGAGAGCAGTGACACACTTCAACTTCTCGCCAAAATCTTGCAGTCCGGAATTGATGAAACGGTGGCGATTAAATCCGTGAATTCGGTGCTTTCACTGCGTACGAAGGACGATATTTTTTCAACGCTTGATCTATCGATGATCGATTTGCAAAATGCTTCTGCAAAATTCCTAAAAATCGCTTCAACACCTTCTTTTATAAAACGTGGCGATCAAGTCATCATGATTGAGTCAAGCAATTTGCCTATCGGCATTTTGCAAGAATTCGATGTTGAAGTCGTCAGTGAACAGTTAAAGGCAGGCGATCTATTAATTATGATGAGCGATGGCATTTATGAAGGCGCCAACGCCGAAAATAAGGAAATGTGGATGAAACGCAAAATTCGCGAGCTAAAAACAGAGGATCCTCAGGAAGTGGCCGATTTGATTTTGGAAGAAGTGATCCGAACAAGGCACGGTGACATTCAAGATGATATGACCGTTGTTGTCGCAAATATTCAACACAATTTGCCTAAATGGAAAACGATTCCGTTTTATTCTAGCAATTTAAAGCGAAAAAAAGCACAGTAG
- the hpt gene encoding hypoxanthine phosphoribosyltransferase: MHTVDRFIEKHHLITDGKTVIIGVSGGPDSMALLSYFMSKRSQWNLTLIASHVNHMLRGKDAKEDFEFVQAFCHKNNILFEGAEIDVNAYKKKKQLSTQIAARECRYRFFEEVMNRYQADYLALAHHGDDQIETMLMRQVRGAFGYGLAGIPVKREFACGSIIRPFLCLSKEEIEQFLAKVGMKARKDASNDSSDYVRNRFRHNLLPFLKEENPKVHLRFQYQSELLHEDEKYLEQTATHYLKNIIDERNNEKIVIRLHPFFTMPFALQRRAIHLILNCLYNSVHESISSIHIEQIIHLLESKKPSGMLHLPAGLHVLRSYHHATFSFAKKLDPQPFSYSVNVPFELELPGGVLKGRMTNEKPHFSKDRFALVADVKALALPLTVRSRKEGDRMHLIGMEGTRKIKNILIDEKVERSKRDLVPIVEDANGNIVWLAGLKKAGIGLISEQTTEFLHLSYEIHEGTANCTGRTFHNMENDILEVLISEEKIQEKTEELASILEKEYDGRFPLVIGVLKGALPFMVDLTRNMNIKLEMDFMDVTSYGNSTQSSGEVKILKDLNTSVEGRDVLIVEDIIDSGLTLQYLVELFRYRKANSIKIVTLLDKPSGRKSKVKPDLIGFVVPDAFVVGYGLDYAERYRNLPYIGILKEDVYKL, translated from the coding sequence ATGCACACGGTTGACCGTTTTATTGAAAAGCATCACCTTATAACAGATGGCAAAACAGTCATTATCGGCGTTTCGGGGGGGCCTGATTCAATGGCTCTCCTTTCTTATTTTATGTCAAAAAGGTCTCAATGGAATTTAACATTGATCGCATCACATGTAAACCATATGCTAAGGGGGAAAGATGCGAAAGAAGATTTTGAATTCGTCCAAGCATTTTGTCACAAAAATAACATACTTTTTGAGGGTGCAGAAATTGATGTGAATGCATATAAAAAAAAGAAACAGCTGTCTACCCAAATCGCTGCCAGGGAGTGCCGCTATCGCTTTTTTGAAGAAGTTATGAATCGCTATCAAGCTGATTATTTAGCGCTCGCTCATCACGGTGATGACCAAATTGAAACGATGCTTATGCGCCAAGTAAGGGGAGCTTTTGGATATGGGTTGGCAGGTATTCCAGTAAAACGCGAGTTTGCCTGTGGAAGCATTATTCGTCCATTCCTTTGTTTATCGAAGGAAGAAATTGAACAGTTTCTTGCAAAAGTAGGTATGAAAGCAAGAAAAGATGCATCAAATGACAGTAGTGATTATGTTCGAAATCGTTTTCGGCATAATCTATTGCCTTTTTTAAAAGAGGAAAACCCGAAAGTACACCTGCGTTTTCAGTACCAAAGTGAGCTTCTCCATGAAGATGAAAAATATTTGGAACAGACCGCCACTCATTATCTAAAGAACATCATTGATGAGCGAAACAATGAAAAAATTGTCATTAGGCTTCATCCGTTTTTTACAATGCCGTTTGCTTTACAAAGGAGGGCCATTCATCTAATATTAAACTGTCTGTACAACTCTGTTCATGAATCGATTTCTTCAATACATATTGAACAAATCATACATCTTCTTGAATCGAAAAAACCATCAGGAATGCTTCATTTGCCTGCAGGGCTTCATGTACTTCGTTCCTATCATCATGCCACTTTTTCATTTGCAAAAAAATTGGACCCCCAACCCTTTTCCTATTCAGTAAATGTTCCATTTGAACTGGAATTGCCAGGTGGTGTTTTAAAAGGTAGAATGACGAATGAAAAGCCGCATTTTTCCAAGGATCGGTTTGCTTTGGTGGCAGATGTTAAAGCCCTTGCCTTGCCGTTAACGGTCCGTTCCCGGAAAGAGGGAGATCGAATGCATCTGATAGGAATGGAGGGAACTAGGAAAATTAAAAACATTCTTATCGATGAAAAAGTCGAACGCAGTAAACGCGATTTAGTCCCAATCGTTGAAGATGCCAATGGGAACATCGTTTGGTTAGCTGGCTTGAAGAAGGCTGGAATTGGGTTAATTTCTGAACAGACAACGGAATTTTTACATCTTTCATACGAAATTCATGAAGGCACCGCAAACTGTACAGGGAGGACATTTCACAACATGGAAAATGATATTTTGGAAGTATTGATTTCAGAGGAAAAAATTCAGGAAAAAACAGAGGAACTGGCGTCCATATTAGAGAAGGAGTACGATGGCCGCTTTCCGCTAGTTATCGGTGTATTAAAAGGTGCACTTCCGTTTATGGTCGACTTAACCCGTAACATGAACATCAAATTGGAAATGGATTTCATGGATGTTACAAGCTATGGAAATTCGACACAGTCTTCTGGTGAAGTAAAAATTTTGAAAGATTTAAACACTTCTGTGGAAGGAAGAGATGTTCTCATTGTTGAAGATATTATTGACAGTGGGCTGACGCTTCAATATTTAGTGGAGCTGTTCCGATACAGGAAAGCAAATTCCATTAAAATTGTGACACTTCTTGATAAACCATCGGGACGAAAATCGAAGGTCAAGCCAGATTTGATTGGCTTTGTTGTTCCAGATGCTTTTGTTGTCGGGTATGGTTTGGATTATGCGGAACGCTACCGTAACCTGCCTTATATCGGAATTTTAAAAGAAGATGTCTATAAATTGTAA
- a CDS encoding type III pantothenate kinase, producing the protein MIFVLDVGNTNIVLGVFKNGELHKHWRIGTSQQKTEDEYAMIIKELFRSENIVFNDIKGIIISSVVPPIMSSLELMCKKYFHVDPLIIGPGIKTGLDIKYENPREVGADRIVNAVAAIDMYDCPLIIVDFGTATTFCYVNEKKHYMGGVIAPGIKISTEALFTYAAKLPRIEITKPDMVIGRNTVSAMQSGIFYGYVGQVEGIVNGIKKQFNTDPKIIATGGLASLIAQGTDIIDHVDPFLTLKGLYLIFVKNH; encoded by the coding sequence TTGATATTTGTGCTCGATGTGGGGAATACAAATATTGTATTGGGAGTTTTTAAAAATGGAGAGCTGCACAAACATTGGCGTATAGGGACAAGCCAGCAAAAGACAGAAGACGAGTATGCCATGATCATAAAAGAATTATTCCGCAGTGAAAACATCGTTTTCAATGATATTAAAGGCATTATTATCTCGTCTGTTGTTCCTCCAATTATGTCTTCATTAGAGCTTATGTGCAAAAAATATTTTCACGTCGATCCGCTTATAATCGGACCAGGGATAAAAACAGGGCTCGACATCAAATATGAAAATCCGAGAGAGGTTGGTGCCGATCGTATTGTAAATGCAGTCGCTGCCATTGATATGTACGATTGCCCATTAATTATTGTAGATTTTGGGACGGCAACAACCTTCTGCTATGTGAATGAAAAAAAACATTACATGGGCGGTGTCATTGCACCCGGAATTAAAATTTCAACAGAAGCCCTGTTCACGTATGCAGCTAAATTGCCGCGGATTGAAATAACGAAACCTGATATGGTTATTGGGCGAAATACGGTCAGCGCGATGCAATCCGGTATATTTTATGGGTATGTCGGACAAGTTGAAGGCATTGTGAATGGCATAAAAAAACAATTTAATACAGACCCTAAAATCATTGCAACAGGCGGACTGGCTTCTCTTATTGCACAAGGCACAGATATCATTGATCATGTCGATCCATTTTTAACATTAAAAGGGCTTTATTTAATTTTCGTGAAAAACCACTAA
- the ftsH gene encoding ATP-dependent zinc metalloprotease FtsH, producing the protein MNRIFRNTLFYLLIVLVVIGLVNFFSGPNHKIEPLTYGEFQTKLKNGEIESLTMQPERGVFLVEGKLVGAEEGETFQTSVPFNESVENEILNSTQQGVKVEVLQAEQTSGWLSFLTAIIPFAIIFILFFFLLNQAQGGGNRVMNFGKSKAKLYNEEKKKVTFKDVAGADEEKQELVEVVDFLKDPRKFSALGARIPKGVLLVGPPGTGKTLLARAVAGEAGVPFFSISGSDFVEMFVGVGASRVRDLFENAKKNAPCIIFIDEIDAVGRQRGAGLGGGHDEREQTLNQLLVEMDGFDANEGIIIIAATNRPDILDPALLRPGRFDRQIPVGRPDVKGREAVLKVHARNKPLADDVSLETIAMRTPGFSGADLENLLNEAALVAARQNKKLIDMDDIDEATDRVIAGPAKKSRVISEKEKNIVAYHEAGHTVIGMKLDNADVVHKVTIVPRGQAGGYAVTLPKEDRYFMTKPELIDKIIGLLGGRVAEEITFNEVSTGASNDFQRVTDIARRMVTEFGMSERLGPMQFGTGQGGQVFLGRDIQSEQNYSDEFARLIDIEVQKIITEAYDRCKQILTENQDKLILIAETLKKMETLDAEQIKSLMEHGRLPERSASKEDDSDVKVNINTKKDDAESLNEDDKPSEDK; encoded by the coding sequence ATGAATCGGATCTTCCGAAATACCCTTTTTTATTTACTAATTGTTCTTGTAGTGATTGGGCTTGTCAACTTTTTCAGTGGGCCAAACCATAAAATTGAACCTTTGACATATGGCGAATTTCAAACGAAATTAAAAAATGGTGAGATTGAGTCCCTCACAATGCAGCCTGAACGAGGCGTTTTTCTTGTTGAAGGTAAATTGGTTGGTGCAGAAGAAGGCGAAACCTTTCAAACAAGTGTTCCTTTTAATGAATCTGTAGAAAACGAGATTTTAAACTCGACACAACAAGGTGTGAAAGTCGAAGTCCTTCAAGCAGAGCAGACGAGCGGTTGGCTTTCGTTTTTAACGGCAATCATTCCGTTTGCGATTATTTTTATTCTTTTTTTCTTTTTGCTCAATCAAGCCCAAGGCGGCGGAAACCGTGTCATGAACTTTGGGAAGAGCAAAGCGAAGCTTTACAATGAAGAGAAAAAGAAAGTAACGTTTAAAGATGTAGCGGGCGCAGACGAAGAAAAGCAGGAGCTTGTTGAGGTTGTTGACTTCTTAAAAGATCCGCGCAAGTTTTCTGCGTTAGGTGCCAGAATTCCGAAAGGTGTCCTTTTAGTGGGGCCTCCAGGTACAGGTAAGACGCTCCTAGCAAGGGCAGTAGCCGGTGAAGCCGGCGTCCCGTTTTTCTCAATCAGTGGTTCGGACTTCGTTGAAATGTTTGTTGGTGTTGGTGCATCGCGTGTACGGGATTTATTTGAAAATGCGAAGAAAAACGCACCTTGTATCATTTTTATAGATGAGATTGATGCAGTTGGACGCCAGCGCGGGGCAGGCCTTGGCGGAGGCCATGATGAGCGTGAGCAAACATTGAACCAATTGCTCGTTGAAATGGACGGATTTGATGCAAACGAAGGCATCATTATTATCGCTGCGACGAACCGTCCGGATATTCTTGATCCTGCGCTTCTCAGGCCAGGACGTTTTGACCGGCAAATCCCTGTCGGCCGTCCTGATGTGAAAGGCCGGGAAGCAGTGCTTAAAGTCCATGCACGCAATAAACCGCTTGCTGATGATGTAAGCTTAGAAACGATTGCGATGCGCACGCCCGGATTTTCAGGGGCGGATCTTGAAAACCTATTAAATGAAGCAGCGCTTGTCGCGGCAAGACAAAATAAAAAACTGATTGATATGGACGATATTGATGAAGCGACGGACCGTGTCATTGCCGGTCCCGCTAAGAAGAGCCGTGTCATTTCCGAAAAAGAGAAAAACATTGTTGCGTACCATGAAGCAGGACATACCGTTATCGGCATGAAGCTCGATAATGCCGACGTGGTTCATAAAGTAACGATTGTACCTCGCGGGCAAGCAGGTGGATATGCCGTTACGCTCCCGAAAGAGGATCGCTATTTTATGACGAAGCCTGAGTTGATTGATAAAATCATCGGTTTGTTGGGTGGGAGAGTTGCTGAAGAGATTACGTTTAACGAAGTAAGTACAGGAGCAAGCAACGATTTCCAACGCGTTACGGATATTGCAAGAAGAATGGTCACTGAATTCGGGATGAGCGAGAGGCTTGGGCCGATGCAGTTTGGTACAGGCCAAGGTGGGCAAGTGTTTTTAGGCAGGGATATTCAAAGTGAACAAAATTATAGTGATGAATTTGCCCGTCTAATCGACATTGAAGTCCAAAAAATTATCACTGAAGCGTACGATCGCTGTAAACAAATCCTTACCGAAAACCAAGATAAGCTTATCTTAATTGCCGAGACGCTTAAAAAGATGGAAACACTGGATGCAGAACAGATTAAATCATTAATGGAACACGGCCGTCTTCCAGAGCGCTCAGCAAGTAAAGAAGATGACAGTGACGTAAAAGTAAATATCAATACGAAAAAAGACGATGCAGAGTCATTAAACGAAGACGACAAACCATCTGAAGATAAATGA
- the cysK gene encoding cysteine synthase A has protein sequence MAIANSITDLIGNTPIVKLNHLTGENDAEVYLKLEYMNPGSSVKDRIALAMVEAAEKSGKLKPGDTIIEPTSGNTGIGLAMVAAAKGYRAILVMPDTMSMERRNLLRAYGAELVLTPGADGMGGAISKAEELAKSKGYFMPQQFENEANPEIHERTTGKEIVEQMDSLDAFVAGIGTGGTITGAGKVIKEKFPNVKIYAVEPKDSPVLSEGKKGPHKIQGIGAGFVPKILDTSIYDEVATVTTEDAFEYARRAAREEGVLGGISSGAAIKVAVDVAKQLGKGKKVLAIIPSNGERYLSTPLYQFDEE, from the coding sequence ATGGCAATTGCAAATTCAATCACCGACTTAATTGGCAATACCCCGATTGTTAAGCTTAATCATTTGACTGGTGAAAACGATGCTGAAGTTTATTTGAAATTGGAGTACATGAACCCTGGAAGCAGTGTGAAAGATAGAATTGCCTTGGCAATGGTGGAAGCAGCAGAAAAAAGCGGAAAATTAAAACCAGGGGACACGATTATCGAACCGACGAGCGGTAACACAGGTATAGGCCTTGCCATGGTTGCGGCGGCGAAAGGATATCGAGCAATTCTCGTCATGCCGGATACGATGAGTATGGAACGCCGCAACCTTCTACGTGCTTACGGTGCGGAGCTTGTGCTAACGCCGGGAGCCGATGGAATGGGTGGAGCGATCAGCAAAGCGGAAGAACTAGCTAAGTCAAAAGGCTATTTTATGCCACAGCAATTTGAAAACGAAGCCAATCCTGAAATCCATGAGCGCACAACCGGAAAAGAAATTGTCGAACAAATGGATTCTCTTGACGCGTTTGTAGCCGGAATCGGAACAGGCGGTACGATTACTGGTGCCGGCAAAGTCATTAAAGAAAAATTTCCAAATGTTAAAATTTATGCGGTGGAGCCAAAAGACTCTCCGGTTCTTTCAGAAGGGAAAAAAGGCCCTCACAAAATTCAAGGAATCGGTGCAGGGTTTGTTCCGAAAATTTTAGATACATCGATTTATGACGAAGTGGCTACAGTAACGACAGAAGACGCGTTTGAATACGCCCGCCGTGCCGCAAGGGAAGAAGGCGTGCTCGGCGGAATTTCTTCAGGAGCGGCAATTAAAGTTGCAGTCGATGTAGCAAAACAACTTGGAAAGGGAAAAAAGGTTCTTGCCATCATTCCAAGCAATGGTGAACGCTATTTAAGTACTCCTCTTTATCAATTTGATGAAGAGTAA
- the hslO gene encoding Hsp33 family molecular chaperone HslO, which yields MSDYLVKALAYDDKVRAYAIRSTEMVSEAQKRHGTWPTASAALGRALTATTMMGATLKNDNKLTVKIEGGGPIGVLIIDANAHGEARGYVSNPHVHFDLNAEGKLDVKRAVGTEGFLSVVKDLGMKEMFTGQVPIVSGELGEDFTYYYVASEQVPSSVGVGVLVNPDNSILAAGGFMIQLLPGAEEEIITFLEKRLQQIPPVSKMIEQEMPPEEILYAILEKENVKILDKKPISFKCNCSKERIANAIIGLGKDEIKAMIEEDGEAETVCHFCNQKHHFTKKELEELYEQSK from the coding sequence ATGTCTGATTATTTAGTAAAGGCACTTGCTTATGATGATAAAGTGCGGGCTTATGCCATTCGGTCAACGGAAATGGTTTCAGAAGCACAAAAAAGACATGGAACATGGCCGACTGCATCTGCCGCTTTAGGCCGTGCACTCACTGCGACTACAATGATGGGAGCTACATTGAAAAATGATAACAAACTAACGGTAAAAATCGAAGGCGGCGGCCCAATTGGCGTGCTTATTATTGATGCGAATGCACACGGCGAAGCAAGGGGCTATGTGTCGAATCCCCATGTTCATTTCGATCTAAATGCGGAAGGTAAACTCGATGTAAAAAGAGCAGTGGGAACCGAAGGGTTTCTCTCTGTTGTGAAAGATTTAGGAATGAAGGAAATGTTTACAGGACAGGTTCCAATTGTTTCCGGTGAGCTTGGTGAAGATTTCACCTATTATTATGTCGCTTCCGAACAGGTGCCATCGTCTGTCGGAGTGGGCGTTTTAGTTAATCCTGACAATAGTATATTAGCTGCTGGGGGATTTATGATTCAATTACTGCCGGGTGCGGAAGAAGAGATCATTACTTTTTTGGAAAAGCGCTTGCAGCAAATTCCGCCAGTTTCAAAAATGATTGAGCAGGAAATGCCGCCTGAAGAGATCCTTTATGCCATTTTAGAAAAGGAAAATGTAAAAATTTTAGACAAAAAACCGATTTCTTTTAAATGCAATTGCTCAAAGGAGCGAATAGCAAACGCAATCATAGGACTAGGAAAAGATGAGATCAAAGCGATGATTGAAGAAGACGGGGAAGCAGAAACGGTTTGCCATTTTTGCAATCAAAAGCATCACTTTACGAAAAAAGAACTGGAAGAACTTTATGAACAAAGTAAATGA
- a CDS encoding serine/threonine protein kinase: MSHLAKKQAINLKPGSVITGKWNHNRYKVVRSLGQGAVGAVYLVQSPLGLSALKIGFDKMGIVSEVNVLKQLTKVQGKSLGPSFIEMDDWNDSGFYWTFYVMEYIQGDSLFSFLKKRGNEWTAVFILQLLTGLEKLHNEGWVFGDLKPENLLVSGPAPNIRWLDVGGVTRNGRSIKEFTAFFDRGYWGAGSRKAEPSYDLFSLAMIILNIAYPKRFTKTEDGRLQLERKVNESPLLRQYEDVIIKALRNEYDHAREMRNDLLRHLKGKADSETRSSQRAKRKQTSRLLKVTMFVAFLLFLYLLYLYFNNLF; the protein is encoded by the coding sequence ATGAGCCATTTGGCGAAGAAGCAAGCAATTAATCTTAAACCGGGTTCGGTCATTACTGGCAAATGGAATCACAACCGCTACAAAGTTGTCCGAAGTTTAGGGCAAGGTGCCGTCGGTGCTGTCTACTTAGTTCAATCCCCATTGGGGCTGTCGGCATTAAAAATTGGCTTTGATAAAATGGGAATTGTTTCCGAGGTGAACGTTTTAAAACAATTAACGAAGGTCCAAGGAAAGTCTCTTGGGCCTTCTTTTATTGAAATGGATGATTGGAATGACAGCGGATTTTATTGGACATTTTATGTTATGGAGTACATACAAGGTGATTCACTTTTTTCATTTTTAAAGAAAAGAGGAAATGAATGGACGGCTGTTTTCATACTTCAGCTGCTGACAGGCTTGGAAAAGCTTCACAATGAAGGCTGGGTATTTGGTGATTTGAAGCCCGAAAATTTGCTCGTATCAGGTCCTGCACCGAACATACGCTGGCTTGACGTGGGCGGGGTTACGCGAAATGGCCGGTCAATTAAGGAGTTTACAGCATTTTTCGATCGGGGTTATTGGGGAGCGGGTTCACGAAAGGCGGAGCCGAGCTACGATTTATTTAGCCTGGCTATGATTATTCTAAACATCGCTTATCCAAAGCGATTTACAAAGACAGAAGACGGAAGATTGCAGCTTGAGAGGAAAGTGAACGAGAGTCCGCTTCTGCGGCAATATGAGGATGTCATCATCAAAGCGCTTCGGAATGAATATGATCATGCGAGAGAAATGCGAAACGATTTGCTTCGCCATTTAAAAGGAAAGGCAGATTCTGAAACAAGGAGCTCACAACGAGCGAAAAGAAAACAAACATCCCGTTTATTAAAAGTAACCATGTTTGTTGCTTTTCTTCTTTTCCTCTATCTTTTATACTTATACTTTAATAACCTTTTTTAA
- a CDS encoding vWA domain-containing protein has translation MSKGTIRQILLITDGCSNVGEDPAAIAALAKEQGITVNVIGVIENDSIGEQGRMEIEAIAESGGGFSRIVYTEELSKTVQMVTRQAMTQTIYGVVNRELHSILGSGKEIEDLPPEKRGEVIEVVDELGETLDLEVCILVDTSASMKHKLPTVKESLIDLSLSMRARTGDYSYSLLAFPAKRKDTAKLIDWTSKMKELTNAFNKLTPGGVTPTGPALRESVEMFSLRKSRRRWMGDEPFGEEASN, from the coding sequence TTGAGTAAAGGTACGATAAGGCAAATTCTCTTAATTACGGATGGATGTTCCAATGTCGGTGAAGATCCGGCTGCCATTGCAGCGCTTGCAAAAGAACAAGGGATAACGGTGAATGTCATTGGTGTGATTGAAAACGATTCAATTGGTGAACAAGGGAGAATGGAGATCGAAGCAATCGCCGAGTCAGGAGGTGGCTTTAGCCGGATTGTTTATACGGAAGAACTGTCAAAAACGGTGCAAATGGTCACAAGGCAAGCCATGACACAGACGATTTATGGTGTTGTCAATCGTGAGCTGCATTCGATTTTGGGAAGCGGCAAAGAAATTGAAGATCTTCCGCCGGAAAAACGAGGTGAAGTCATTGAAGTGGTTGATGAGCTAGGAGAGACGTTAGATTTAGAGGTATGCATTCTCGTTGATACAAGCGCAAGCATGAAACATAAATTGCCAACGGTAAAGGAATCTCTCATCGACCTTTCGCTAAGCATGCGAGCAAGAACAGGCGACTATTCTTATTCATTGCTTGCTTTTCCAGCCAAAAGAAAGGATACGGCAAAATTAATTGACTGGACTTCGAAAATGAAAGAATTGACAAACGCGTTCAATAAATTGACACCAGGCGGTGTCACGCCGACAGGCCCTGCACTTCGTGAATCAGTCGAAATGTTTTCGCTAAGAAAATCACGAAGGAGATGGATGGGCGATGAGCCATTTGGCGAAGAAGCAAGCAATTAA